Proteins found in one Vallitalea guaymasensis genomic segment:
- a CDS encoding uroporphyrinogen decarboxylase family protein: MKGRITDHKNRNLAKLHEDVAFGRANGEIIWQPRIQCWLTDKQFAGEKLPEPYEGKTKPEIYRELGCSARVYEYNESFYPIDGPGIKRYENKLSETRTEHVIDTPVGKVTLVTEKTPSSPHAITKKWWAENKEDIKVFTYIAENGDWGWNEDYFQKTKKEWGNLGAPTIFMPRVNVQNLYIDIMGVEKAVYALMDYEAEIERYFKALDEYHSRMIQCINKSPINIINFGDNLHCGTLPPYYFEKYVQPSYLERCKQLHEGGKFVYSHWDGDTKALLPFAKTCGLDGIEAITPKPQGDVTLEEVKEALGDDIYLVDGIAAVLFDEIYHEEELIKQTEDLIRMFKDKLILGISDEISSTGDIERVKTVGRIVDDYNASLNINK, translated from the coding sequence ATGAAGGGAAGAATCACAGACCACAAAAATAGAAATTTAGCCAAATTACATGAAGATGTAGCATTTGGAAGAGCTAATGGTGAAATTATCTGGCAGCCAAGGATTCAATGCTGGTTAACAGATAAACAATTCGCTGGTGAAAAATTACCTGAGCCTTATGAAGGAAAAACAAAGCCCGAAATTTATAGAGAACTTGGTTGTTCAGCTAGGGTATATGAGTATAATGAAAGTTTTTATCCTATTGATGGACCTGGTATTAAGAGATATGAAAATAAATTAAGTGAAACAAGAACTGAACATGTCATAGATACTCCAGTGGGTAAAGTGACATTAGTAACAGAAAAGACGCCTTCCAGTCCTCACGCAATAACTAAAAAATGGTGGGCTGAAAACAAAGAAGATATAAAAGTCTTTACATATATAGCTGAAAATGGTGATTGGGGATGGAATGAAGATTATTTCCAAAAGACCAAGAAAGAGTGGGGAAATCTAGGTGCTCCAACAATATTTATGCCAAGGGTCAATGTACAGAATCTATATATTGATATTATGGGTGTAGAAAAAGCTGTATATGCATTAATGGACTACGAGGCAGAAATTGAGAGATATTTTAAAGCATTAGACGAATATCATAGTAGAATGATTCAATGTATCAATAAATCTCCTATCAATATTATTAATTTTGGAGATAACCTGCATTGTGGAACATTACCACCATATTACTTTGAAAAATATGTTCAGCCATCTTATTTGGAAAGATGCAAACAGCTGCATGAGGGTGGTAAGTTTGTATATTCTCATTGGGACGGGGATACAAAAGCACTTTTACCATTTGCCAAAACATGTGGATTAGATGGAATCGAAGCAATAACGCCTAAACCACAAGGAGATGTTACTTTAGAAGAAGTAAAAGAAGCATTAGGTGATGATATCTATCTTGTAGATGGTATAGCTGCGGTACTATTTGACGAAATATACCATGAAGAAGAATTGATTAAACAAACTGAAGATCTAATTAGAATGTTCAAGGATAAATTAATTCTTGGTATATCAGATGAAATTTCATCAACTGGTGATATTGAAAGAGTTAAGACTGTTGGTAGAATAGTAGACGATTACAACGCATCATTAAATATTAACAAATAA